The genomic region TGGGAGTTGGGGTCAGCCGCGCTTGGTCAGGCCCATTTTTGCCCGGCCTTCTGCCGGGGTCAGAACGCGGGCGCCGAGGCGGCTGAGGATTTGCGAGGCGCGTTCGACCAGTTGGCCGTTGGTCGCCAGTACGCCCTTGTCCAGCCACAGGTTGTCTTCCAGACCGACCCGCACGTTGCCACCGAGCAGCACGGCCTGTGCGGCCATTGGCATCTGCATGCGACCGATGCCGAACGCGGCCCAGACCGCGCCGGCCGGCAGGTTGTCGACCATGGCTTTCATGGTGGTGGTATCGGCCGGCGCGCCCCACGGGATGCCCAGACACAGCTGGAACAACGGGTTATCCAGCAGACCTTCCTTGATCATCTGCTTGGCGAACCACAGGTGACCGGTGTCGAAGATTTCCAGCTCAGGCTTAACGCCCAGCTCTTGAATGCGTTTGGCGCCAGCGCGCAGCTGGGCAGGGGTGGACACGTAAATGGTGTCGCCGTCGCCGAAGTTCAGGGTGCCGCAATCCAGGGTGCAGATTTCCGGCAGCAATTCTTCAACGTGAGCCAGACGGGTTAGCGGGCCGACCAGATCGGTGTTCGGGCCGAACTCCATCGGGTTCTCGCCTGCGCCGATCTCCAGGTCGCCGCCCATGCCGGCGGTGAGGTTGACGATGATGTCGACGTCCGCCTCGCGGATGCGCTCCATCACTTCGCGGTACAGCGCCACGTCACGGCTGAACTTGCCGGTTTGTGGGTCGCGAACGTGGCAGTGGACCACGGTAGCGCCCGCCTTGGCGGCCTCCACGGCGGCCGCGGCAATTTGTTTCGGGGTGACCGGCACGTGTGGGCTCTTGGCGGTCGTGTCGCCAGCACCGGTGAGTGCGCAGGTGATGATGACGTCGTGGTTCATTTGGCGGTTCCTTACAGGCGTGATTAGTCTGTTCGCAGCCCATGCAGGGCTGCGAATCGGTGGTTCATTTCGGTTCTATTTACTG from Pseudomonas sp. GGS8 harbors:
- a CDS encoding 3-keto-5-aminohexanoate cleavage protein, with the protein product MNHDVIITCALTGAGDTTAKSPHVPVTPKQIAAAAVEAAKAGATVVHCHVRDPQTGKFSRDVALYREVMERIREADVDIIVNLTAGMGGDLEIGAGENPMEFGPNTDLVGPLTRLAHVEELLPEICTLDCGTLNFGDGDTIYVSTPAQLRAGAKRIQELGVKPELEIFDTGHLWFAKQMIKEGLLDNPLFQLCLGIPWGAPADTTTMKAMVDNLPAGAVWAAFGIGRMQMPMAAQAVLLGGNVRVGLEDNLWLDKGVLATNGQLVERASQILSRLGARVLTPAEGRAKMGLTKRG